The Rhododendron vialii isolate Sample 1 chromosome 3a, ASM3025357v1 nucleotide sequence tactctggaagaaatggcccgcactatgctttgtgaaaactctttgccaaaatatttttgggcggaagccgttaatacctcatgctatattttgaatcgagttttaattaggcctatcctcaagaaaactccttatgagctttggaatggtagaatacccaacattaattactttcatgccttcggttgtaaatgttatgtattaaacaatggaaaagataacttgggtaaatttgattcaaaatcggatgaaggcatctttattggttactctcttactagcaaagcatatagaatttataataagcgcactaatcttgttgaagaatctattcacgtttcctttgatgaatctaatccttgtgctactaaggatgttgttgataatgatgacttagagattacacataagattcatgacttgacaattcaagaaaaagttgatggtgatactcaagtagaaagctctcaaatcaaagaagatgaagttattaatcaacctcaagatgccatgggagacaaccaagatctttccaaggattggagattcgtgcaaaaccatccaaaggacttgattcttggagaagtttcgaaaggggtaaccactcgctcgtctcatagaaatttttgtgaaaatcaagcttttgtttctcaaattgagcctaaaaactttccggaagctcaagatgatgaaaattggattttggccatgcaagatgagttaaatcaatttgaaaggaataaagtttgggcattagtacctaagcctcttgatcacactattataggtactaaatgggtttttcgtaacaagctagatgaatccggaaatattgttaggaataaagctagacttgttgctcaaggttataatcaagaagaaggtattgattttgaagaaacttttgcaccggtagctagattagaggctattcgcatattacttgcctttgcatctttcaaaaatttcaagctttatcaaatggatgtgaaaagtgcatttttgaatgggttcataaatgaagaagtttatgtcaaacaacctcccggctttgaagatcatgtataccccgatcatgtttttaaactctcaaaagctttatatggtttgaagcaagcaccacgtgcatggtatgatagacttagttcattcttgcttgacaatggctttactcgtggaaaaattgatactactcttttcattaaagccaaaggtaaagatatgctcattattcaaatatatgttgatgatattgtctttggtgccactaatgataatatgtgcaaagagtttgctaagtgtatgcaaggtgaatttgaaatgagtatgatgggggagcttaacttcttcctcggacttcaaatcaagcaaactaatgaggggatcctaatcaaccaagccaagtatgcgaaagaacttattaagaagtttggcatggaaggatcaaagccaacgagcacaccaatgagcacatcaactaagctagacaaagatgagaatggtaaggccgtcaatgaaaagatgtatcgaggtatgatcggctcattactttatctcactgcaagtagaccggatataatgtttagtgtttgcatgtgtgctagatttcaatcatgtcctaaagaatcgcatttaaaagctattaaacgtatctttaaatatgttggcggttctcatgacttaggattgttttatccacgtggagttgcatttgatttaattggttattcggatgcggattttggaggtttcaaagttgatcgtaaaagtacaagtgggacttgccaatttctagggcactctctagtgtcttggcatagcaagaaacaaaattccgtagctctatctaccgccgaggcggaatatgtagcggccggaagttgttgtgcccaaatattgtggatcaaacaacaaatggaggatttcaatttgcaatatgatcatattcctattaaatgtgataatactagtgcaattagcttaaccaagaatccaattcaacattctcgaacaaaacatattgagattagacatcattttataagagatcatgttcaaaaaggggatattgaacttaactttattagtaccgacaagcaattggcggacattttcacaaaaccccttggtgaagaacaattttgtttcattcgacgagaactcggcatgtttaatcatttatgaaaaagttttgtgttcttgatgtcaaaagtttttttttggattcaatgttgagttgattgaattcgtaaatatcatacttgatggagagtacaaatgatcttgataaagaaatcaccctccaaacattttatcatatgattcattttcctgtgtttggtatgcagaaaaacagttttatggtctttaatgctactcctcttaaacgttttctggacttaacctgcatttgtcagtgtagagacccgtattttatttccataattctttatgttttattaaggcatgagttgtgatataaaatggagaatgagttcggatgtcgaatgtgctagaatttagaagttcgggatgcaagtgtaatatgcatgggtgtataagtgaaggtgtgtgtaggggataattctcccccacatatatttcttttcttttccgggcagacacacacacgtttctctctctctactccctcgaccgactctctctctttctcacctctcctccaaacttctctcttcgatttcatcgccttagaatgagatttcggaaaaatcccaagtactaaagttgttctacgcgacgagatcttcctattgatcgaagaagaatcatgatcggagcactttgaggtttcctccatgttcgggcttgcttctaaccctcgaggtagggatctcctaccttctttacatgtttaagtgttggttagatgtacaagaatcaagtttgatcatttattttgagtcttgaacaaatctgttatatgctgataatttcgtgggttttggaaatctgtcttttgggagccctctgctagaaatcactggcattatacatgattaagacctcaaggggcgggtcagggtcgtgacagtcagtcggatgtccaagcggatgtccaaccggacaaccgtgaggttgagacttattcaagcttttgcgttgctaactctgatttattaagtctgttacacttagtttgtatgaacttcatggcttagtgcttaaattgtctcttatatacttcgccgatatgaatttcttgtctctaagcttgcagggataatcattctcggtaatacccctcgcattctttaaaaaaactctcttttagggggagcatgtattaaggggacacaacaataaacacccgaacacaattttcttcccctattcttgttcttttcggcgccacccctattcttgtcctattcggcgccgcatcccctatcctatctctattcggtgccgcatcccctattatctctctttcggcgcagcaattcaatcaattcggcgcaccatttcaaacacttcggcgcagcatttcaaacaattcggcgcagcatttcaaacaattcggcgcaccatttcaaacaattcggcgccgcatctctatcccttatcctcaaacacttctctcatactctataaattcaacaacactctctctatctcttcatctatctatctttccttctctctcggcctaaatctctcatcaagcaatggcaaacttaccgcaagggttaccatttgagttttacgaaagagatgccgaacgagcagagttcaggttgtttatccaaaccatttggatgcaactctttatcttcattctgctgtgtgcgttacttaccatgagaataccaccatggttcggatggaatgtaaatgtggatactctgtggtattggattggcattatagctgccgttgtagcagccattattcgagaatacgaaaatcaaggacgccaagctctcaatgaacgaagatagagtgctacagggcaagagcggcatggtgctggaaccatggccctattgtttttctctttttagtttttttttatgatgtcacagggggagaaaaagccaagttttttttgatctatcttgccattttgggcaaatttaaaaaattgcttgctatgatctgatgattattgctattactcgttgatcatagataactgccttggtgcatgtattaagggggagattggcataactcctacttgaataaaaactatcattttgtgtcatcatcaaaaagggggagattgttgaaaaatgtatgcattataatttgtgaaaatttatatgcatctctattaattattttgatgattaattcaatgatatttttattcggcaaatacaaaattatcgaaaagtcgattcccgaattaaatattttcgtgaccttgaaatatagcataaagtctcttggattcatgatttatatttacaaagactttattgagctcaatacatgctttaacggtttatttagatgaaattgtgagccacaggttgacgaaccggctgacaagccggctgtctgaacagaaagctgtgacaaccggacgaccacccggatgaccactctatcaaacggctagtttcaaacggctagtttccaacggctagtttcaaacggctagtttccaacggctagtttcaaacggctagtttccaacggctagttccaacggctagtttccaacggctaggaagcatatggatggctatataaggcatcaagaactcattaatgagaagatatacacaagctacaacattccatattattgcaagagcaaattctcaaaagatcaaaaccaaaaattctcattgttcttccactttcatattattcttgagagaaaatttgtacaagtcgtgagcgataattttcataccttcttcacatacttgtatttcctaagtgagtgtttgagtcaaacacttgaaagcttagaagaccaaattcggattggaatttgggtgttattgtttttgagaagttttcggagaaaattcttgcggttgtgctagctcctcgggaaagctagaggcattcggttcttgtaagcacccgcaagacttacaagttgtaatcttttaaagattagtctaaccttcaagtaattgcttgaggagaagtggagtagggccggaccgtggacaaatccggaccgaaccactataaacgggttctatctctctatctctctattttgattgcatacttattgtttgcatatattgttaaagataaatttttattggtaattattactagcaatcctattcaccccccctctaggttgcataatttgggtaacaattagAATAATCAACGGTTCGGATTTCCTGAAAGACTCTTATCGGTAAGAGTCATTGAGCAAACCCGAACCATTAATTGCAGCAATGGAAAGTCCATATTTAGACGGTCTCCTCCGGTCCAAAAAACTTGGACAGGAGGGGATCCAATTCCATTGTTGAAATATGGTAATAGTTTTAGGAGTTCTCATTTTCTAGTTTTTACTTACAGCTATTCCCTTGAGATTGAACTGAAGTTTGGATTGGATAATCTGTTGTGCAAGTTGTGGAACATAGTGTCCTGCCAAGAAACAGAATTAGTCATTTTTGGTTTGAACCTCTCAATTGAGTGGTTAAGTCTTCGATTGTTTTCTTCGATAACTCGGTGTCCGGATCCGGTTTTGTAGGTCGACTAAACCAAAAGGACCAATCCACTAATGAGGTCCAATAAAAACCGTGGCAAAGCTTCATATGGATTGAGCCAACACAGGAATTGATAGCTCGTGGGCGGGAGTCGATTGATATGAAAGCCCTGGTTGCCAGCTCACTACCACCGCACCAACTCTCCGGGTTAACTCTTTCAATTGTTGTTTGCGGGTTTGGCAAGTAGGGTTACAAACAAGTTAAATTGAACTCAGAAACAGTTTGTTTGAGTGTCATCCAAGGAAGAAATGAAGTAGCAAAGAAGACTCCTATGAAGGAGAAGTAGTAATCAATTCTCAGCCTCTCGGGTTTGGTGTAATGGTAGTCACATGACAACTGGGAATCTCTCAAAGACTTCGGTATGAGGTTCTACTCCTACCCGTGTTCTTCCAACTCTTGTGTTAGGTCAACCCATACAAACCCTTGTTTCTGTTGGAGGACGGTGGAATTAGTCTCTCCTGAATTAGTCAGTTTATTGGGTCGAATACCGAGTCATCAAATCAAAGCTAGTAAATACCGTTTGCCTTCGGCAAAATTTGACTCATTTATGTAGAAATACTGCAAGAAGTAATACATACCTCCGTAGCTCTCCCCTGTGATGAAGAAGTCTCTGTTCTTGTATTCTGGGAATTTGTTGAACCAATTCTCGAGGAAAACAAGATTGTCTCGTgctaaagaaaaagcaaaaacaaaacactaaTATTTGTACACACGAAATTACTAGGATTTCAAAGAGTTCAACACAAATAGATTTCAGAAAAAAGAGAGTCGAGCTTAAAGTATTCTTCCAAGTATGGTTGATAAACGAATCGAACGAGCCGAGCATATAATTGTTCAATCTTGGCTTAAAAGACTTAATGAggttcacacaaaaaaaaacatccaagcTTGGGTTATTTACGAGGCTAGTCGATCTCCATCCAACTTTAATCAAGCTGATATTGAGTCACTTCTAAGTTTTTAAACATCAAAATTAAGCCAAACGAGTCGAGTAAGAAGTCATTCGAATTTCGAACtttgtttgaaaacttaatgagTTTAAAATGTTTAAACTTGATTTGTTTACGAAAGTATCTAACAAGCCGAtatcaaacaaaaccctaagaGACGAAAATGAGTTCCTACTCGAATAGTTTGGTACATTTATCAACCATACTTGTAATAAAGTATAATTCTACCCAACCCTACAGCTGCAGAGAAATGGTTAAAATAAATCAAGGAAATGCTGGACACCATGGAAATTCGCAATGAACCGAACAAGAGTCCAGGGTAAACGACAATTGGACTGTCAAAAAGGGTTTTCATCACATGAGTTAAATCATTAAAGAAATAactaaatagagaaaatttattgagaaccGTGTTCAGGAGTTTTAAGACCCTAAAGAGGAGTTTTAAGACCCTAAAACGAACAAAGCCAAAATACCTGTCATGTCGTCATCCACTCCTGTATAATAGGAATTATTAGCTGAATAAGAAAACCCAACTCCAGCAGGTGACTCCAAGTATAACATGTTTGCTTCTGTACAAAAATACagggaagtaaaaaaaaagatcattgAACTTGAAGCACGCTATATacatttaaaaagtaaaaaataaataattttttaataaaaatcacTGGCAAAGAAACACAAATGAtgaaacagtaaaaaaaatttggagataAATTTTTAAGAGGAGAAAATAGCAAAGCAATTACTTACCTTTATTCCAGCTATAAtcatttttgaccaaaatctGGCCACTTGGTTTAAAAGGCCCATGCTCACAGAAAGCTCCAGCTCCAAGAGATGAACAACCAGGTCCTAAGAAATCAAAACTTCGACAAATTATTTCAATATTCGAATTGGGTATAATTACCCAGCTCCATTTCTTAGTTTAATGATCCGAGCAGTTCATTCTATATAACCAATGTGTATCTCATCGCCCGAAAATTTATCTTGGTCAGATATCATTACGTATTTGAGAAAtacatttatcttgaaaaataCAATTGTATTCGAATCAAGTATTTAACGACAACGAAATACGCAGTTCCTATCAAATAAACGATTTAGATTATGCAAGTAAGATCAGGTGGGAATGCACTCGAACTGCATCGTGCAACAGTCGAGAAGTCGTATCCTAATTTAAATATTTCTGGGGGGTTGATGATGATTGATTACCTCCATTTAACCAAAGAACAAGAGGCTTGGAAGCAGGGTCGGTCTCTGCTTCAACAAAGTAGTAGAACAGAGCTCTGTCTTGCTTTTCATCAACAGTAATATACCCTCCAAATTGCTGGAAACTGACCTGTGGTTGACCTGGCAATATCTGGATTCTGTCAGATTCAGAGAGGGACTCAACCTTGATTAAACATAGTATTAGCTGGATTCCACAGAATATTGCAGCTGCCCTGATTAGCCATGCTTGAGTtaacatggagagagagagagagagagagagagagagagagagagagagagagagagagagagagagagagagagagacttgtaATTGGTGTTTGAAGAGTGAAAGATGAAAGACTTTTTGTTGGTTTGCAAAAAGAGTGGATAATAAAACCACAGACACGTGGGTTTTAGTTGGAGTAATTTGTCAATCCATGAGATCGATCAGTAGTATTCTCCGGTGGAATTGAAATCAGTGTTGGATTCCAGAAGGGGATTCCCTATCTACAACCACCCACCATGCACAGTCTAAAGTTGGCTTTTTTACTGTCCAAAATATTAGTAAGTGGTCAATTTCGTCCCCAACGTTTaaaatgttcaagcttgatttgtttaCAAAAGTATCTGACAAACCAATATCAAACGAAATCCTAACGGACAAACACGTGTTCCTACTCGAATAGTTTGATACATTTATCAACCATATAAAGAATAAAGTATAATTTCTAACCCAACCCTACAACTGCAGAGAAATGGTTAAAGTAAATCAAGGAAATGCCttgaccaaacaaaaaaaatcaaggaaatGCTGGACACCATGGAAATTCCCAATGACCTGAACAAGATTCCAGGATAAACGACAATTGCACTGTCAAAAAAGGTTTCATCACATGAGTTAAATCATTAAAGAAATAATTAGAGAAAATATATTGTTTATTGAGCACCGTGCCCAAGAGTTTTGAGATctcaaaacgaacaaagccaaAATACCTGTCATGTCGTCATCCACTCTTGTATAATAGGATTTATTGGCTGAATAAGAAAACCCAACTCATGCGGGTGACTCCAAATATAACATGTTTGCTTCTGTACAAAAATACGGGGGGAAAAAAGGTTCGTTGAATTGTTGAGTTAGGTTATAtacattcaaaaagtaaaaaatgaataattattTTCTATCAAAATCACTGAAGGTGAAAAAACACAAGCCACGAAGcagtaaaaaaatttggagataaatttttatgagGAGAAAACAGCAGAGAAATTACCACCTTTATTCCAGCTATAAtcatttttgaccaaaatctGGCCACTTGGTTTAAAAGGCCATGCTCACAGAAAGCTCCAGCTCCAAGAGATGAACAACCAGGTCCTAAGAAATCAAAACTTTGACAAATTATTTCAATATTCGAAACAGGTATAATTACCCAGCTCCCTTCTTAGTTTAATGATTCGAGCAATTCATTCTATATAACACAATGT carries:
- the LOC131321067 gene encoding P-(S)-hydroxymandelonitrile lyase-like; this encodes MENQVLNQDRYCQVNFQQFGGYITVDEKQDRALFYYFVEAETDPASKPLVLWLNGGPGCSSLGAGAFCEHGLLNQVARFWSKMIIAGIKKQTCYIWSHPHELGFLIQPINPIIQEWMTT